Proteins encoded together in one Paracoccus sp. SMMA_5_TC window:
- the lptF gene encoding LPS export ABC transporter permease LptF yields the protein MPRIDRYLLTQYLTLFGFFALVLVSVYWINRAVSLFEQLISDGQTALVVLEFTALTLPLVISVVLPIAAFAASAYGTNRLSSESELVAMQGAGMSPWRLARPVLVFGVLVGVMVALLVHAIVPMARGRLADRQAEIAENVTAQFLRAGAFQYPVAGVTLYLRDIAADGRLVDLFLEDARDPDNQTTYTATEALIVRTDAGPRLVMMRGMIQNLRRADGRQSLSVTRFAELAYDLGGLIDTRGQRLRDLRAYPTGRLLNPDAELLSATGATRDKALAEAHERLARPFQAPVAALLGFAMLLLGNFSRFGVWRQVIWAVLALILVQFLATAAENQVARDATRWPLIWVSPLVGAGICTMVLWLAARPRRLRPARAPSGGEGAA from the coding sequence ATGCCCCGCATCGACCGCTACCTGCTGACGCAATACCTGACGCTGTTCGGGTTCTTTGCGCTGGTGCTGGTGTCGGTCTATTGGATCAACCGCGCGGTTTCCTTGTTCGAGCAGCTGATTTCGGACGGGCAGACGGCGCTGGTGGTGCTGGAATTCACCGCGCTGACGCTGCCGCTGGTGATTTCGGTGGTGCTGCCGATCGCGGCCTTTGCCGCCAGCGCCTATGGCACCAACCGGCTGTCGTCGGAATCGGAACTGGTGGCGATGCAGGGCGCGGGCATGTCGCCCTGGCGGCTGGCGCGGCCGGTGCTGGTCTTTGGCGTGCTGGTGGGGGTGATGGTGGCGCTGCTGGTGCATGCCATCGTGCCGATGGCGCGCGGCCGGCTGGCCGACCGCCAGGCCGAGATCGCCGAAAACGTTACCGCCCAGTTCCTGCGCGCCGGCGCCTTTCAGTATCCGGTGGCCGGGGTGACGCTGTATCTGCGCGACATCGCCGCCGATGGCCGGCTGGTCGACCTGTTCCTTGAGGACGCCCGCGATCCCGACAACCAGACCACCTATACCGCGACCGAGGCGCTGATCGTGCGCACCGATGCCGGGCCGCGACTGGTGATGATGCGCGGCATGATCCAGAACCTGCGCCGCGCCGACGGCCGCCAAAGCCTTTCGGTCACGCGCTTTGCCGAACTGGCTTATGATCTGGGCGGCCTGATCGACACCCGAGGCCAGAGGCTGCGCGATCTGCGGGCCTATCCGACCGGGCGGCTTCTGAACCCCGATGCCGAGCTGCTGTCGGCCACGGGTGCCACCCGCGACAAGGCCCTGGCCGAGGCGCATGAGCGTCTGGCGCGGCCGTTTCAGGCCCCCGTGGCGGCTCTGCTGGGTTTTGCCATGCTGCTTCTGGGCAATTTCAGCCGCTTCGGGGTGTGGCGGCAGGTGATCTGGGCGGTTCTGGCGCTGATCCTGGTGCAGTTCCTGGCCACTGCGGCAGAAAACCAGGTCGCGCGCGATGCCACGCGCTGGCCGCTGATCTGGGTTTCGCCGCTGGTGGGGGCGGGCATCTGCACGATGGTCCTGTGGTTGGCGGCCCGACCCCGACGGCTGCGCCCGGCCAGGGCGCCAAGCGGTGGCGAGGGGGCGGCATGA
- a CDS encoding DUF4167 domain-containing protein: MRSSKSRSRNKSNRQRSLGNIVNRVFDSSGPEGKVRGTPQQIIEKYLTLARDAQLSNDRVAEQSFLQHAEHYTRMLGEAQREQAERQNQSQMLRDDDARDDNGQAPENGQQHMQRQDRQDRGEPRDERREQRRDDRRDDRRDDRRDDRASRAEAPVADSQPMPAEPQPAAAEAALPPVIGGDNDHGPVETPETAADGAEDEGFVLVAEAAEPAEAAAPRRRRAPAAAGRAPRAPRKKPDVPRKSEAEQASGD; encoded by the coding sequence ATGAGATCATCCAAATCCCGTTCGCGCAACAAGTCGAACCGCCAGCGTTCGCTGGGCAATATCGTCAACCGCGTCTTTGATTCCTCGGGCCCCGAGGGCAAGGTGCGGGGCACGCCCCAGCAGATCATCGAAAAATACCTGACGCTGGCGCGCGACGCGCAGCTGTCAAATGATCGCGTGGCCGAACAAAGCTTTCTACAGCACGCCGAACATTACACCCGCATGCTGGGCGAGGCGCAGCGCGAACAGGCCGAACGCCAGAACCAGTCCCAGATGCTGCGCGACGACGATGCGCGCGACGATAATGGCCAGGCACCGGAAAATGGCCAGCAGCACATGCAGCGCCAGGATCGCCAGGATCGCGGCGAGCCCCGTGATGAGCGCCGCGAACAGCGCCGCGATGATCGCCGGGATGATCGCCGGGATGACCGTCGCGATGACCGCGCATCCCGGGCCGAGGCTCCGGTGGCCGACAGCCAGCCCATGCCTGCCGAACCCCAGCCAGCCGCGGCCGAGGCGGCGCTGCCCCCGGTGATCGGCGGCGATAACGATCACGGCCCGGTCGAGACCCCAGAGACCGCGGCTGATGGTGCCGAGGATGAAGGCTTTGTTTTGGTGGCCGAAGCGGCCGAACCAGCCGAGGCGGCTGCACCGCGGCGTCGCCGTGCGCCTGCTGCGGCTGGCCGTGCCCCGCGCGCCCCGCGCAAGAAGCCGGACGTCCCCCGGAAGTCCGAGGCCGAGCAGGCTTCGGGCGATTGA
- a CDS encoding LPS-assembly protein LptD has translation MTPGRSRWTLSAVALGLGLAPVTMTAQSLGPAGQTLPDYAAMSQLNGGPALAPTEPDGINRYADGTETPQTSLMTQAAGNIAIPARPVTGMEAEAEPQTGPATLLADQVTLDQQGRLVASGGVVIWYRGTRLIAQRITYDTRQGGAVIEGPIHLTQPARAGTGEETVIIADRAQLDPNLQDGILQGARLVLAREMQMAARQMRRSQDGAVTHLDNVVASSCQICAEDPVPLWEIRARAITHDARSRQLYFDRPQFRALGLPIAALPWLTAPDPTVERMTGFLQPRFRTTSGLGFGVKLPYFITLGDHADITLTPYVAASRTRTLELRYRQAFRNGVTEWNGAISRDDIDRDGTRGYLFGAARFELPRGYNLGMQVQMASSRAYLLEYGISDADRLWSGLTLDRVRSDRMVLARIGNYESLREDEPDEFTPSVVADALWKRRWQPARLGGIASLEWSLHAHRRSSTLDGIGRDMARGSFALDWQRRETLPGGVVGSLQARLDTDIYRIRQDSAYEDWVARTDPTLAAELRWPLARHDGGVTHLIEPVAQLVWSPKGLREDDVPNEDSRLIEFDEGNLFALDRFPGWDARETGWRANLGVGWTRIDPAGWSLGLTAGRVFRAEPDRAFDGAAPLGGKRSDWLLAAHYSDTNGLAIANRTLFDDSFSVSRNELRMGWLKPGLQLSAGYLWLDSQAEENRSNDVSELTATAGWQVAQGWWASTETRYDFSADRAQKAKLGLQYRNECLTIDMAVQRRFTSSQELRPETSFDLGVRLGGFGRQSAAPGTVARRACLR, from the coding sequence ATGACGCCAGGACGATCACGATGGACGCTGAGCGCAGTGGCGCTGGGGCTGGGACTGGCACCGGTGACGATGACGGCGCAAAGCTTGGGCCCCGCGGGCCAGACCCTGCCCGATTACGCGGCGATGTCCCAACTGAACGGCGGGCCGGCGCTGGCCCCGACCGAACCCGATGGCATCAACCGCTATGCCGACGGGACCGAGACACCGCAGACATCGCTGATGACCCAGGCCGCCGGCAACATCGCCATTCCGGCGCGGCCCGTCACGGGCATGGAGGCAGAGGCCGAACCGCAGACCGGCCCCGCCACGCTGCTTGCCGATCAGGTCACACTGGATCAGCAGGGGCGGCTGGTGGCCTCGGGCGGGGTGGTGATCTGGTATCGCGGCACCCGGCTGATCGCACAGCGCATCACCTATGACACCCGTCAGGGCGGCGCGGTGATCGAGGGGCCGATCCACCTGACCCAGCCCGCCCGCGCCGGCACGGGTGAAGAAACCGTGATCATCGCCGACCGAGCGCAGCTTGATCCCAACTTGCAGGACGGCATCCTGCAAGGCGCGCGGCTGGTGCTGGCGCGGGAAATGCAGATGGCGGCGCGGCAGATGCGGCGCAGCCAGGACGGGGCGGTGACGCACCTGGACAATGTGGTCGCCTCGAGCTGTCAGATCTGCGCCGAGGATCCGGTGCCGCTATGGGAAATCCGCGCCCGCGCGATCACCCACGATGCGCGCAGCCGGCAGCTCTATTTCGACCGGCCGCAGTTCCGCGCCCTGGGCCTGCCGATCGCGGCCCTGCCCTGGCTGACCGCGCCCGATCCGACGGTCGAGCGCATGACCGGCTTCCTGCAACCGCGCTTCCGCACCACCTCGGGCCTGGGGTTCGGCGTCAAGCTGCCCTATTTTATCACGCTGGGCGATCACGCCGACATCACCCTGACCCCCTATGTCGCGGCCAGCCGCACCCGCACGCTGGAACTGCGCTATCGTCAGGCATTCCGCAACGGCGTGACCGAATGGAACGGCGCGATCAGCCGTGATGACATCGACCGCGACGGCACCCGCGGTTACCTGTTCGGGGCAGCGCGGTTCGAGCTGCCGCGCGGCTACAACCTGGGCATGCAGGTCCAGATGGCCAGCAGCCGCGCCTATCTGCTGGAATACGGCATTTCCGACGCCGACCGGCTGTGGAGCGGCCTGACCCTGGACCGGGTGCGCAGCGACCGCATGGTGCTGGCCCGCATCGGCAATTATGAATCGTTGCGCGAGGATGAGCCGGACGAATTCACCCCATCCGTCGTGGCCGACGCGCTGTGGAAGCGGCGCTGGCAGCCGGCGCGGCTGGGTGGCATCGCCAGCCTGGAATGGTCGCTGCACGCGCATCGCCGCTCGTCGACGCTGGACGGCATCGGCCGCGACATGGCGCGCGGATCCTTTGCCCTGGACTGGCAGCGCCGCGAAACGCTGCCCGGTGGGGTGGTCGGCAGCCTGCAGGCGCGCCTGGACACCGACATCTATCGCATCCGCCAGGACAGCGCCTATGAGGACTGGGTGGCGCGCACCGATCCGACGCTGGCAGCCGAACTGCGCTGGCCGCTGGCCCGCCATGACGGCGGCGTCACCCATCTGATCGAGCCGGTGGCACAGCTGGTCTGGTCGCCCAAGGGCCTGCGCGAGGATGACGTTCCCAACGAGGACAGCCGCCTGATCGAATTCGACGAAGGCAACCTGTTCGCGCTGGACCGTTTTCCGGGCTGGGACGCTCGCGAAACCGGCTGGCGCGCCAATCTGGGCGTGGGCTGGACGCGCATCGACCCTGCCGGCTGGTCGCTGGGCCTGACCGCGGGCCGGGTGTTCCGCGCCGAACCCGACCGCGCCTTTGACGGGGCCGCGCCTCTGGGCGGGAAACGCTCGGACTGGCTGCTGGCGGCGCATTATTCCGATACCAATGGCCTTGCCATTGCCAACCGCACCCTCTTCGACGACAGCTTTTCGGTCAGCCGCAACGAATTGCGCATGGGTTGGCTGAAGCCGGGGCTGCAACTGTCCGCCGGTTATCTCTGGCTTGATTCGCAGGCCGAGGAAAACCGCAGCAACGATGTATCCGAACTGACCGCCACCGCCGGCTGGCAGGTGGCGCAGGGATGGTGGGCCAGCACCGAAACCCGCTACGACTTCAGCGCCGACCGCGCGCAGAAGGCCAAGCTGGGCCTGCAATACCGCAACGAATGCCTGACCATCGACATGGCGGTGCAGCGCCGCTTTACCTCGTCGCAGGAGTTGCGGCCTGAAACCAGTTTCGACCTTGGCGTGCGGCTTGGCGGTTTTGGCCGGCAATCGGCGGCACCGGGAACGGTGGCGCGACGCGCCTGCCTGCGCTAA
- the rsmA gene encoding 16S rRNA (adenine(1518)-N(6)/adenine(1519)-N(6))-dimethyltransferase RsmA, producing the protein MSALDGLPPLREVIARHDLRARKQLGQNFLLDLNLTAKIARAAGDLTACDVLEVGPGPGGLTRGLLAEGARHVLAIEKDERALPALAEIAAAYPGRLQVILGDALEIDPLAHLTPPIRICANLPYNVGTELLVRWLTPPAWPPFWQSLTLMFQKEVAERITARPGSKAYGRLAVLAQWRSDARIVMTLPPEAFVPAPKIHSAVVHLTALPQPRYPADPAVLNRVVAAGFNQRRKMLRAALKGLHPAIEDILTAAGIAPTARAEELDLEQFCALARGLAAAPR; encoded by the coding sequence ATGAGCGCGCTGGACGGGCTGCCGCCGCTGCGCGAGGTGATCGCGCGCCACGACCTGCGGGCCAGGAAGCAGTTGGGCCAGAACTTCCTGCTGGACCTGAACCTGACCGCCAAGATCGCCCGCGCCGCCGGCGACCTGACCGCTTGCGACGTGCTTGAGGTTGGTCCCGGTCCCGGCGGGCTGACCCGCGGCCTGCTGGCCGAAGGCGCCCGTCATGTGCTGGCCATCGAAAAGGACGAACGCGCCTTGCCCGCCCTGGCCGAAATCGCCGCCGCCTATCCGGGGCGTTTGCAGGTGATCCTGGGCGACGCGCTGGAAATCGACCCGCTGGCGCATCTGACGCCGCCGATCCGCATCTGCGCCAACCTGCCCTATAACGTCGGGACCGAGCTGCTGGTCCGCTGGCTGACGCCCCCCGCCTGGCCGCCATTCTGGCAGTCGCTGACCCTGATGTTCCAGAAGGAAGTGGCCGAACGGATCACCGCCCGTCCTGGCAGCAAGGCCTATGGACGGCTGGCGGTGCTGGCGCAATGGCGCTCGGACGCGCGGATCGTGATGACGCTGCCGCCCGAGGCTTTCGTGCCCGCGCCCAAGATCCATTCCGCCGTCGTCCACCTGACCGCATTGCCGCAGCCGCGTTACCCGGCCGATCCGGCGGTGCTGAACCGGGTGGTGGCGGCCGGGTTCAATCAGCGCCGCAAGATGCTGCGCGCCGCGCTGAAGGGATTGCACCCGGCGATCGAGGACATCCTGACCGCCGCCGGCATCGCGCCCACCGCCCGGGCCGAGGAACTGGACCTTGAGCAGTTTTGCGCGCTGGCGCGGGGCCTGGCCGCCGCGCCGCGCTAA
- the pdxA gene encoding 4-hydroxythreonine-4-phosphate dehydrogenase PdxA, protein MPEPRPLILTCGEPAGIGPELAPKALEAGVPFVYLGDPRHLPAGTPWHEVAAPDQPAPRGILAVLRHDFPAPAVPGRPDPANAAAVVQVIARAVDLVQAGAAGGICTLPINKQALKQGAGFAFPGHTEYLAHLAGGMPVVMMLASTTVTPPCRVVPATIHIPLAEVPAALTPQLLEQAIRITDAALRRDFGLKRPRLAIAGLNPHAGENGVMGDEETRWMAPLLARLRAEGMELAGPLPADTLFHAAARARYDAAICAYHDQALIPIKTLDFAGGVNVTLGLPFVRTSPDHGTAFDIAGRGIADAASVIAALRLGWDMAGRRA, encoded by the coding sequence ATGCCTGAACCCCGCCCCCTGATCCTGACCTGCGGCGAACCTGCCGGCATCGGCCCCGAACTGGCGCCCAAGGCGCTGGAAGCGGGGGTGCCATTCGTCTATCTGGGCGACCCGCGCCACCTGCCCGCAGGCACCCCCTGGCACGAGGTCGCCGCCCCCGACCAGCCGGCCCCAAGGGGCATTCTGGCGGTGCTGCGCCATGATTTCCCCGCGCCCGCCGTGCCCGGTCGGCCCGATCCGGCCAATGCCGCCGCCGTGGTCCAGGTCATCGCCCGGGCGGTCGATCTGGTGCAGGCCGGCGCGGCCGGAGGCATCTGCACCCTGCCCATCAACAAGCAGGCGCTGAAACAGGGCGCCGGTTTTGCCTTTCCCGGTCATACCGAATATCTGGCGCATCTGGCCGGCGGGATGCCGGTGGTGATGATGCTGGCCTCGACCACGGTCACGCCGCCCTGCCGGGTGGTGCCGGCGACCATCCACATCCCGCTGGCCGAGGTGCCGGCGGCGCTGACCCCGCAATTGCTGGAACAGGCGATCCGCATCACCGATGCCGCGCTGCGCCGCGATTTCGGACTGAAGCGCCCGCGGCTGGCCATTGCCGGGCTGAACCCCCATGCCGGCGAGAACGGCGTCATGGGCGACGAGGAAACTCGCTGGATGGCGCCGCTGCTGGCGCGACTGCGCGCCGAGGGCATGGAGCTTGCCGGTCCCCTGCCCGCCGACACGCTGTTCCACGCCGCCGCCCGCGCCCGTTATGACGCCGCGATCTGCGCCTATCACGATCAGGCGCTGATCCCGATCAAGACGCTGGATTTCGCCGGCGGGGTCAATGTCACGCTTGGGCTGCCCTTCGTGCGCACCTCGCCCGATCACGGCACCGCCTTCGACATCGCCGGCCGCGGCATCGCCGACGCCGCCAGCGTCATCGCCGCCCTGCGGCTGGGCTGGGACATGGCGGGGCGGCGGGCATGA
- the lptG gene encoding LPS export ABC transporter permease LptG produces the protein MILSAYVARRFLRMLLMIAAIFGAILFLIDMVEQIRRFSDADIGLSGAAVLSLLNITASFYSILPLITVLAGIALFLSLSRSSEMVAIRASGRSGIRVLAAPAVAAALAGMLAVAVLNPMVAATSKRYDAAVARIGSGGGQTVSVGENAVWLRQALPTRDANGAATQGQVVIRAGRTSPDATTLYDATFMVFAPDAGPTRRIDAAQAQLTDGAWLLTDTKEWPLTQPNPEAVARTAPRLELPTDLTAARIRDSFGRPEAVPIWQLPDFIRGLERAGFSARRHKVWFQMEMARPLLMAAMVAIAAVFTMRHMRGRKMGLLVLAGFGSGIGLFFLRNLAQVLGDNGAIAPALAGWAPPIVALLFALGALLRLEDG, from the coding sequence ATGATCCTGTCGGCCTATGTCGCGCGCCGCTTCCTGCGCATGCTGCTGATGATTGCGGCCATCTTTGGCGCCATCCTGTTCCTGATCGACATGGTCGAACAGATCCGCCGGTTTTCGGATGCGGATATCGGCCTGTCCGGCGCGGCGGTGCTGTCCTTGCTGAACATCACCGCGAGTTTCTATTCGATCCTGCCGCTGATTACGGTGCTGGCAGGGATTGCGCTGTTCCTGAGCCTGTCGCGCAGTTCGGAAATGGTGGCGATCCGGGCATCGGGGCGATCGGGGATCCGGGTTCTGGCCGCGCCGGCGGTGGCGGCGGCGCTGGCCGGAATGCTGGCGGTGGCGGTGCTGAACCCGATGGTTGCCGCGACCTCGAAACGCTATGACGCTGCGGTGGCGCGCATCGGCAGTGGCGGCGGCCAGACCGTCAGCGTCGGCGAGAATGCGGTCTGGCTGCGCCAGGCCCTGCCCACACGCGACGCCAATGGCGCCGCGACCCAGGGCCAGGTGGTGATCCGCGCCGGCCGCACCAGCCCCGATGCCACCACGCTTTACGATGCCACCTTCATGGTGTTTGCCCCCGACGCCGGCCCGACCCGCCGCATCGACGCCGCCCAGGCGCAATTGACCGACGGCGCCTGGCTGCTGACCGACACCAAGGAATGGCCGCTGACCCAGCCCAACCCCGAGGCCGTGGCCCGCACCGCACCGCGGCTGGAGCTGCCCACCGACCTGACGGCAGCGCGCATCCGCGACAGCTTTGGCCGCCCCGAGGCGGTTCCGATCTGGCAACTGCCCGATTTCATCCGCGGGCTCGAACGCGCAGGCTTTTCCGCCCGCCGGCACAAAGTCTGGTTCCAGATGGAAATGGCACGGCCCTTGCTGATGGCGGCCATGGTGGCCATTGCCGCGGTGTTCACCATGCGCCATATGCGCGGGCGCAAGATGGGCTTGCTGGTGCTGGCCGGATTCGGCAGCGGCATCGGCCTGTTCTTCCTGCGCAACCTGGCGCAGGTGCTGGGGGACAATGGCGCAATCGCACCGGCCCTGGCCGGATGGGCGCCCCCGATCGTGGCGCTGCTGTTTGCCCTGGGGGCCTTGCTTCGGCTGGAGGATGGTTGA
- a CDS encoding peptidylprolyl isomerase: MRQILMGAAMAAMLAATGIGPVLAQGNPFQPVVYVNDSAVTRYELDQRIRFMQLLRAPETGQAAAEKALIEDRLRVFAAKQLGITATEEQIDAGLAEFAGRANLGVEEFVRALGQAGVERQAFRDFVTAGVVWREVVRQRVLPTVRVTDAEVDQEMQRLIEAPRVTHVALSELIIPAPPGQEARAMQLAESLVGSVRSEADFAAAARRYSATPSAGGGGRLPWMPVANLPPSLRPVILGLKPGQITQPLSVQGAVVLFFLRDTRGTLRPGATDQVLDYVRFRMASADQARRIAAVADTCADLFVHARGLPPEQIQRQTLPQSQIPTGEAIRLAVLDDNESTVVSYGGAAELLMLCKRSPAQVGGEMPVATSAEPGQTELPPDPDALPDRDTLRDNIFNRKVNQAAENYLAELRANAVIRRP, translated from the coding sequence ATGCGGCAAATTCTGATGGGGGCGGCGATGGCCGCGATGCTGGCGGCGACCGGAATCGGTCCGGTGCTGGCGCAGGGCAATCCGTTCCAACCCGTGGTTTATGTCAACGATTCTGCCGTCACCCGCTATGAACTGGATCAACGCATCCGTTTCATGCAGCTGTTGCGCGCGCCGGAAACCGGCCAGGCCGCCGCCGAAAAGGCGCTGATCGAGGATCGTCTGCGGGTCTTTGCCGCCAAGCAGTTGGGCATCACGGCCACCGAGGAACAGATCGATGCGGGTTTGGCCGAATTCGCCGGTCGCGCCAATCTGGGGGTCGAGGAATTCGTGCGCGCCCTGGGTCAGGCAGGGGTCGAGCGTCAGGCATTTCGCGATTTCGTCACCGCCGGCGTGGTCTGGCGCGAAGTGGTGCGCCAACGCGTGCTGCCGACCGTCCGCGTGACGGATGCCGAGGTTGACCAGGAAATGCAGCGCCTGATCGAGGCCCCGCGCGTCACCCATGTCGCCCTGTCCGAACTGATCATCCCCGCCCCGCCGGGACAAGAGGCGCGGGCGATGCAGCTGGCAGAATCGCTGGTCGGCAGCGTCCGCTCAGAGGCGGATTTCGCCGCCGCAGCGCGCCGATATTCGGCCACGCCCTCGGCCGGGGGCGGCGGGCGCCTGCCCTGGATGCCCGTGGCCAATCTGCCGCCCTCGCTGCGGCCGGTGATCCTGGGGCTGAAACCGGGCCAGATCACCCAGCCGCTGAGCGTGCAAGGGGCAGTGGTGCTGTTCTTCCTGCGCGATACGCGCGGGACGCTGCGGCCCGGTGCGACCGATCAGGTGCTGGATTATGTGCGCTTTCGCATGGCCAGCGCCGATCAGGCGCGCCGCATCGCCGCCGTCGCCGACACCTGCGCCGACCTGTTCGTCCATGCCCGCGGATTGCCGCCCGAGCAGATCCAGCGCCAGACCTTGCCGCAAAGCCAGATCCCCACGGGCGAGGCGATCCGTCTGGCAGTTCTGGACGATAACGAAAGCACGGTGGTCAGCTATGGCGGCGCGGCCGAATTGCTGATGCTGTGCAAACGCTCGCCCGCGCAGGTCGGCGGGGAAATGCCCGTGGCCACCAGCGCCGAGCCTGGCCAGACCGAGCTGCCCCCCGACCCCGACGCGCTGCCCGATCGCGACACGCTGCGCGACAATATCTTCAACCGCAAGGTCAATCAGGCGGCCGAGAACTATCTGGCCGAATTGCGCGCGAATGCCGTCATTCGCCGGCCCTAG
- the prmC gene encoding peptide chain release factor N(5)-glutamine methyltransferase, with protein sequence MTAAEALRAARERLAAAGVANADQDARLLLAHALDVPRHHLATALSQPLPDQAARRFQQAVAARAARQPVSQILGRRAFWRHEFRVTGDTLDPRPETETLVQAALERCFRSVLDLGTGTGAILISLLAERPGVAGLGTDLSPAALEVARDNAARIGVAAEFRLSDWFAQVQGRFDLIVSNPPYIARDEMPLLAPEVRDWEPRQALTDEGDGLGAYRAIAAGAPDHLTPGGWLLVEIGPSQGAAVAALMAQAGLGAVQVLPDLDGRDRVVCGQLAP encoded by the coding sequence ATGACCGCAGCCGAGGCCCTGCGCGCCGCCCGCGAGCGTCTGGCGGCAGCGGGCGTTGCCAATGCCGACCAGGATGCGCGGCTGTTGTTGGCGCATGCGCTGGATGTGCCCCGCCATCATCTGGCGACGGCGCTGTCGCAACCGCTGCCGGACCAGGCTGCAAGGCGTTTTCAGCAGGCGGTGGCTGCGCGCGCTGCCCGCCAGCCGGTCAGCCAGATTCTGGGTCGCCGTGCCTTCTGGCGCCACGAATTTCGCGTGACCGGCGACACGCTGGACCCGCGCCCGGAAACCGAAACACTGGTGCAGGCGGCGCTTGAACGGTGCTTTCGGTCCGTGCTGGATCTGGGCACCGGCACCGGGGCGATCCTGATTTCGCTGCTGGCCGAACGGCCGGGGGTCGCCGGACTGGGCACCGATCTTTCCCCGGCTGCGCTGGAGGTGGCGCGCGACAATGCCGCCCGCATCGGCGTCGCGGCCGAGTTCCGCCTGTCGGACTGGTTTGCACAGGTTCAGGGCCGCTTTGATCTGATCGTGTCGAATCCGCCCTATATCGCGCGCGACGAGATGCCCCTGCTGGCGCCTGAGGTGCGCGACTGGGAACCTCGCCAGGCGTTGACCGACGAAGGTGACGGCCTGGGCGCCTATCGCGCCATCGCTGCCGGCGCGCCAGATCATCTGACCCCCGGCGGATGGCTGCTGGTCGAGATCGGCCCCAGCCAGGGCGCCGCGGTGGCGGCGCTCATGGCACAGGCCGGGCTGGGCGCGGTGCAGGTGCTGCCCGATCTCGATGGCCGCGACCGCGTCGTTTGCGGCCAGCTTGCCCCCTGA